A genomic region of Streptomyces sp. R33 contains the following coding sequences:
- a CDS encoding sortase domain-bontaining protein, whose translation MIVTTTLAASVTAALAACGTELPPEPKVAGTSAAPVARTSTALPPSKPTGMRIEAAGVDAKKMVDLKVDAATGELGVPNADTDANSPGWWTEGVTPGEKGVSVLVAHFDTRHGPALMKDVEKIKLGDLVEVPREDGRTAKFKIREIEDVNKKDFPTDKVYADTQRPELRLLTCGGEIKDGHRTNNIIFYADLTT comes from the coding sequence GTGATCGTGACGACGACCCTGGCGGCGTCCGTCACGGCCGCCCTGGCGGCCTGCGGTACCGAGCTCCCCCCGGAACCGAAGGTCGCCGGCACCTCCGCGGCCCCCGTGGCCCGCACATCGACCGCCCTCCCCCCGTCGAAGCCGACCGGTATGAGGATCGAAGCCGCGGGCGTGGACGCGAAGAAGATGGTCGACCTGAAGGTGGACGCCGCCACCGGCGAGCTCGGCGTACCGAACGCCGACACGGACGCGAACAGCCCCGGCTGGTGGACGGAGGGCGTCACGCCGGGCGAGAAGGGCGTCTCCGTCCTGGTCGCGCACTTCGACACCAGGCACGGCCCGGCCCTGATGAAGGACGTCGAGAAGATCAAACTCGGCGATCTCGTCGAGGTGCCGCGCGAGGACGGCAGGACCGCCAAGTTCAAGATCCGCGAGATCGAGGACGTCAACAAGAAGGACTTCCCGACCGACAAGGTCTACGCCGACACGCAGCGCCCCGAACTCCGCCTGCTGACCTGCGGCGGCGAGATCAAGGACGGCCACCGCACGAACAACATCATCTTCTACGCCGACCTGACGACCTGA